One window of the Archaeoglobus sulfaticallidus PM70-1 genome contains the following:
- a CDS encoding hydroxymethylglutaryl-CoA synthase has protein sequence MVSTGIVSYGTYIPKFRIKVEEIARIWGEVPENIKAGLGVQQKSVPDIDEDTATISVECAREAVERGKINPKKIGAIFVGSESHPYVVKPTATIVGSAIGCGNFFHAADFEFACKAGTAGIQTCMAMVKSGMIEYGLAIGADTSQSAPGDPLEYSASAGGSAFIIGKENLIAEFEDTLSFTSDTPDFWRREGQPYPSHGGRFTGLPAYFRHVVSAAKEIMERNGYRPSDFAYAVFHMPNGKFPVRASRMLGFSREQTEQGLVVRRVGNTYSGSSLLGFSAVLDVAKAGDKILLVSFGSGAGSDAFIVNVTDAIESFPREPKVWDKIESGVYVDYSRYLKLRRKIKMK, from the coding sequence ATGGTTAGTACCGGTATAGTATCATATGGAACCTATATCCCAAAATTCAGGATCAAGGTTGAAGAGATAGCAAGGATCTGGGGAGAAGTGCCTGAGAACATAAAAGCCGGGCTTGGTGTTCAGCAAAAAAGTGTTCCGGATATTGATGAGGATACAGCAACGATCTCCGTAGAATGTGCCAGAGAGGCGGTGGAGAGAGGCAAAATAAACCCCAAGAAAATTGGAGCCATATTTGTGGGGTCTGAGAGCCATCCGTATGTTGTCAAGCCTACAGCAACGATTGTTGGCTCTGCAATTGGTTGTGGCAACTTCTTCCACGCAGCAGACTTTGAATTCGCATGCAAGGCGGGAACGGCTGGCATCCAGACATGTATGGCCATGGTGAAGTCCGGGATGATCGAGTACGGACTTGCTATAGGTGCAGACACAAGCCAGAGTGCACCCGGAGACCCGCTTGAGTATTCTGCATCGGCAGGAGGATCGGCATTTATAATAGGTAAAGAAAATCTGATAGCGGAGTTTGAGGACACGCTGTCGTTCACTTCCGACACACCGGATTTCTGGAGAAGGGAGGGACAGCCATATCCAAGTCATGGAGGCAGGTTTACCGGATTGCCGGCTTATTTCAGACATGTGGTGTCAGCAGCGAAAGAGATTATGGAGAGGAACGGATACAGACCCTCAGACTTCGCCTACGCTGTTTTTCACATGCCAAATGGTAAGTTCCCTGTGAGGGCTTCGAGGATGCTTGGCTTCAGCAGGGAACAGACCGAACAGGGACTGGTTGTGAGGAGGGTTGGAAACACATATTCAGGCTCCTCGCTTCTGGGATTCTCTGCAGTTTTAGATGTTGCTAAGGCTGGAGATAAGATATTGCTGGTATCTTTTGGCTCTGGAGCGGGAAGCGATGCGTTCATAGTGAATGTGACCGATGCAATAGAGAGCTTTCCGAGAGAGCCAAAGGTCTGGGACAAGATTGAAAGCGGAGTGTATGTGGACTACAGCAGGTATCTGAAGCTGAGAAGAAAGATTAAGATGAAGTGA